One Halobacterium zhouii genomic region harbors:
- a CDS encoding nicotinate phosphoribosyltransferase, translating to MTFDVISESAIRDGSATDAYFQRTETTLEHAGKNPHVVAEVTADQFPTGEFELLAGLKDAAHLLEGLPVDVDALPEGTLFDGGPVLRIEGEYLDFARYETSLLGFLSHASGVGTAALEARRAAPDSEVLSFGARHVHPAIAAMVERSALVGGLDGISHVAAGELIGREASGTMPHALLICFGRGNQEDAWRAFDDAAPEDVPRVALCDTYSDEKDEVIRAVEALGDDLDSVRLDTTGSRRGDFRHIVREVRWELDVRGHGDVGVFLSGGLGPDDLRQLRDVADGFGVGGHVSNADPVDFALDIVEVEGEPAAKRGKLSGKKDVYRTRDGGHHVGLAGRPGPTDGTPLLEPLLRDGELVRSFDIEDAASQAADDADSVGFRDDRSPSE from the coding sequence GTGACCTTCGACGTAATCTCCGAGAGCGCGATACGCGACGGTAGCGCGACCGACGCGTACTTCCAGCGCACCGAAACAACGCTCGAGCACGCCGGGAAGAACCCGCACGTCGTCGCCGAGGTGACCGCAGACCAGTTCCCTACAGGCGAGTTCGAACTGCTCGCGGGGCTGAAGGACGCCGCTCACCTCCTCGAGGGCCTGCCGGTCGACGTGGACGCGCTCCCCGAGGGAACGTTGTTCGACGGCGGCCCCGTGTTGCGCATCGAGGGGGAGTACCTCGACTTCGCGCGCTACGAGACGTCTCTGCTGGGCTTTCTCTCGCACGCCTCTGGCGTCGGGACCGCGGCCCTCGAAGCGCGCCGCGCCGCGCCCGACTCAGAGGTGTTGAGTTTCGGCGCGCGCCACGTCCACCCCGCCATCGCGGCGATGGTCGAGCGCTCCGCACTGGTCGGCGGCCTCGACGGCATCAGCCACGTCGCCGCCGGCGAACTCATCGGCCGGGAGGCGTCGGGCACGATGCCCCACGCGTTGCTCATCTGCTTCGGGCGCGGGAACCAGGAGGACGCGTGGCGCGCGTTCGACGACGCCGCCCCCGAGGACGTCCCCCGGGTCGCGCTCTGTGACACGTACTCCGACGAGAAGGACGAGGTGATTCGGGCCGTCGAAGCGCTCGGCGACGACCTCGATAGCGTGCGCCTCGACACTACGGGGTCGCGACGCGGGGACTTCCGGCACATCGTCCGCGAGGTGCGCTGGGAACTCGACGTGCGCGGCCACGGCGACGTCGGTGTGTTCCTCAGTGGCGGTCTCGGGCCCGACGACCTCCGGCAGCTCCGGGACGTCGCCGACGGCTTCGGTGTCGGCGGCCACGTCTCGAACGCCGACCCCGTGGACTTCGCGCTCGACATCGTCGAAGTCGAGGGCGAACCCGCGGCCAAGCGCGGCAAACTCTCCGGGAAGAAAGACGTCTATCGGACGCGGGACGGCGGCCATCACGTCGGTCTCGCGGGACGCCCCGGACCCACGGACGGCACGCCGCTACTCGAACCGCTGCTCCGGGACGGCGAACTGGTGCGCTCGTTCGACATCGAAGACGCTGCGTCGCAGGCGGCAGACGACGCCGACAGCGTCGGCTTCCGGGACGACCGCTCTCCGTCAGAATAG
- a CDS encoding TIGR00296 family protein gives MAEAETVELSFEDGTRAVELARESVEAFVQNGQREQPGSMRDAFYNRTSAFVRLESTRGREQLRGCAGAHESSHDLGHGNQQLGHAIVEASIKAASDASCNSEVEPAELPNIRVSVCTVSNLVLTDDPVEDIELGVHGVAIDGDGKHGWMYPTLPVENDWSVFEYLDRTCRKAGLPNGAWEDDDVMVTLFEGQVFQEREPGSATVENRNDEDDEEEDREASIVEL, from the coding sequence ATGGCCGAGGCCGAGACAGTAGAACTCTCTTTCGAGGACGGCACTCGGGCCGTCGAACTGGCGCGTGAATCGGTCGAAGCGTTCGTACAGAACGGGCAGCGCGAACAACCCGGTAGTATGCGGGACGCGTTCTACAACCGGACGAGCGCGTTCGTGCGGCTCGAGTCGACGCGAGGACGGGAACAGCTCCGTGGATGTGCGGGCGCACACGAGAGCTCCCACGACCTCGGACACGGGAACCAGCAACTCGGGCACGCCATCGTCGAGGCATCCATCAAGGCCGCGAGCGACGCGTCGTGTAACTCCGAGGTCGAACCCGCGGAACTCCCGAACATCCGCGTGTCCGTCTGTACGGTATCGAATCTAGTGCTCACCGACGACCCGGTCGAGGACATCGAACTGGGCGTCCACGGCGTCGCCATCGACGGCGACGGCAAGCACGGCTGGATGTACCCGACGCTCCCCGTGGAGAACGACTGGAGCGTCTTCGAGTACCTCGACCGGACCTGCCGGAAGGCCGGTCTCCCGAACGGCGCGTGGGAGGACGACGACGTGATGGTCACGCTGTTCGAGGGACAGGTGTTCCAGGAGCGCGAACCCGGGTCAGCGACCGTCGAGAACCGCAACGACGAGGACGACGAGGAGGAGGACCGCGAGGCGTCGATCGTCGAACTCTAA
- a CDS encoding aminopeptidase — protein sequence MDPRTEEHAEVLVDWSARVEEGDNVVLSVGPDAHELAVAVAEKVGERGGNLVTTYSSMEVGRAYTMAHDGDFDENPEHKLALVENADVFLSIGGGRNTSEGTDIPPETRRAASEANRDISEARMDTDWVSTVHPTRSLAQQAGMSYEAYRDFVYDAVLRDWEELADEMANMKETLDDANEVRIVKEQTDITMQVKDRVAVNSAASVAYDSHNLPSGEVFTAPYATEGEVFFDVPMTIRGERVQDVHLTFEDGEVVDYSAGQNEDVVGEILDTDDGARRLGELGIGMNRGIQQFTDNILFDEKMGDTVHLALGRAYESNIPEDSDDEANDSNVHVDMITDMSEDSHIEVDGEVVQRNGTFRWEDGFEG from the coding sequence ATGGACCCCCGCACCGAGGAGCACGCCGAGGTGCTCGTCGACTGGAGCGCGCGCGTCGAAGAAGGAGACAACGTCGTATTGAGCGTCGGCCCGGACGCCCACGAACTCGCGGTCGCGGTCGCCGAGAAGGTCGGCGAACGTGGCGGTAATCTGGTGACGACGTACAGTTCGATGGAGGTCGGTCGCGCGTACACGATGGCCCACGACGGCGATTTCGACGAGAACCCCGAGCACAAACTCGCGCTCGTGGAGAACGCCGACGTCTTCCTCTCCATCGGTGGCGGACGGAACACGAGCGAGGGCACCGACATCCCGCCGGAGACGCGCCGCGCCGCGAGCGAGGCGAACCGAGATATCAGCGAAGCGCGCATGGACACTGACTGGGTGAGCACCGTCCACCCGACGCGCTCGCTCGCCCAGCAGGCCGGCATGTCCTACGAGGCGTACCGCGACTTCGTCTACGACGCGGTGCTCCGGGACTGGGAGGAACTCGCCGACGAGATGGCGAACATGAAGGAGACCCTCGACGACGCCAACGAGGTCCGCATCGTCAAAGAGCAGACAGACATCACGATGCAGGTGAAAGACCGCGTCGCCGTGAACTCCGCCGCTTCGGTCGCGTACGACTCCCACAACCTCCCGTCGGGCGAGGTGTTCACCGCGCCGTACGCCACCGAGGGTGAGGTGTTCTTCGACGTCCCGATGACCATCCGCGGGGAGCGCGTCCAGGACGTCCACCTCACGTTCGAGGACGGCGAGGTCGTCGACTACAGCGCCGGCCAGAACGAGGACGTCGTCGGCGAGATTCTGGACACCGACGACGGCGCGCGCCGCCTCGGCGAACTCGGCATCGGGATGAACCGCGGCATCCAGCAGTTCACGGACAACATCCTCTTCGACGAGAAGATGGGCGACACCGTCCACCTCGCACTCGGGCGCGCGTACGAGTCGAACATCCCCGAGGACAGCGACGACGAGGCCAACGACTCGAACGTCCACGTCGACATGATCACGGACATGAGCGAGGACTCGCACATCGAGGTCGACGGCGAAGTCGTCCAGCGCAACGGGACGTTCCGCTGGGAGGACGGATTCGAAGGCTGA
- a CDS encoding DUF4385 family protein, with amino-acid sequence MANGPEYDTDFREHPEEYEVGRGEQGVFKVQPYKDELLSLWTVADLDDAEAAAADIFEQYETYRDRGEFPGMDMARKYLQMGWTRSLRYAKYPGGRKHDDDGTEREPQKWYDEEKREIAAIYKEYLDRVREDDAYQDAREAFTDGK; translated from the coding sequence ATGGCCAACGGCCCCGAGTACGACACGGACTTCCGGGAACACCCCGAGGAGTACGAGGTCGGCCGCGGCGAGCAGGGCGTGTTCAAGGTCCAACCGTACAAGGACGAGCTTCTGTCGCTGTGGACCGTCGCGGACCTCGACGACGCCGAGGCGGCCGCCGCCGACATCTTCGAGCAGTACGAGACCTACCGGGACCGCGGCGAGTTCCCGGGGATGGATATGGCGCGCAAGTACCTCCAGATGGGGTGGACGCGTAGTCTGCGGTACGCGAAGTACCCCGGCGGCCGGAAGCACGACGACGACGGCACCGAGCGCGAACCCCAGAAGTGGTACGACGAGGAGAAACGCGAGATAGCCGCCATCTACAAGGAGTACCTCGACCGGGTGCGCGAGGACGACGCCTACCAGGACGCACGCGAGGCGTTCACCGACGGGAAGTGA